From one Lotus japonicus ecotype B-129 chromosome 3, LjGifu_v1.2 genomic stretch:
- the LOC130748227 gene encoding uncharacterized protein LOC130748227 isoform X2 yields MRDYDDDGMEYEDYYEDEYGEEEEEEEEEAEERRKPTKEEMEYLEFREKLKEQKRKEMKMESGGTSRSGSDDRMKSKLPNDNYGSFFGPSQPVIAQRVLQEKKSLSENQHLASRISNPLHTKKNQNKVSNGGSKSSSHNPPPKVSEVKGKSQKLKDTRDYSFLLSDDAELPAPSKAPPPRDMPIQNSEGRPAQVPLRSKQPSSNGGRLFHVSHEDRKQGSVAGHLPHKSGSTYRPSSTSKPSTTSADSRKQLGNNSGNGPGRPVGPKGLPPKIPVRNTGNKSSTPGIKNPVNGVHKSVPSKAHSSIPKQSVVPSKAHSSIPKQSVEQRRDTREPNKPKMIPKQPVASSKSQISKPLKQIPMHSASQNHRPKNKVPRQHLDDVEPEMDYRRMIRSIYNPENCADDDDDDNMEAGFEEIMREERRSAKIARREDEEQLRLIEEEEKRMRRKRLAKNR; encoded by the exons ATGCGGGACTACGATGATGATGGCATGGAATAT GAGGATTATTACGAGGATGAgtatggagaagaagaagaggaggaggaggaggaagcggAGGAGCGTCGTAAGCCCACAAAGGAAGAAATGGAGTACCTTGAGTTTAGGGAGAAGTTGAAggaacaaaaaagaaaagagatgaAGATGGAGAGTGGTGGCACTTCACGGTCCGGTTCCGATGATAGAATGAAGTCTAAGCTTCCTAATGATAA TTATGGGTCCTTTTTTGGCCCTTCTCAACCAGTTATTGCACAGAGAGTACTCCAGGAGAAGAAATCATTGTCAGAAAACCAGCATTTGGCATCTCGGATATCTAACCCGCTTCACACA AAGAAGAACCAGAATAAAGTATCTAATGGAGGATCAAAGTCTTCATCACATAATCCGCCACCCAAAGTCAGCGAG GTGAAAGGTAAATCCCAGAAACTCAAGGACACGAGAGATTACTCTTTTCTTTTGTCTGACGATGCGGAGCTTCCAGCTCCCTCTAAAGCTCCCCCACCTCGGGATATGCCTATACAAAATTCTG AGGGACGACCAGCTCAAGTTCCACTGAGGAGTAAACAACCTTCGAGCAATGGTGGCAGGCTGTTTCATGTCAGTCACGAGGACAGGAAACAGGGTTCGGTGGCTGGTCATTTGCCTCATAAATCAGGATCCACTTATAGGCCAAGTTCTACCAGTAAGCCTAGTACAACATCAGCTGATTCTAGAAAGCAGCTTGGTAATAACAGTGGGAATGGACCAGGCCGGCCAGTTGGGCCAAAAGGCTTGCCTCCAAAGATACCTGTCAGAAACACAGGGAACAAGTCTTCAACACCTGGTATTAAAAACCCTGTGAATGGTGTGCATAAATCAGTCCCTTCAAAGGCCCATTCATCTATTCCAAAGCAGAgtgtggtcccttcaaaggcccATTCATCCATTCCAAAGCAGAGTGTGGAACAAAGAAGAGACACACGAGAACCAAATAAGCCTAAAATGATACCAAAACAACCAGTGGCCTCATCAAAATCACAG ATAAGTAAGCCACTTAAACAAATTCCAATGCATTCTGCTTCGCAAAATCACCGCCCCAAGAATAAGGTTCCGAGACAACACCTTGATGATGTTGAGCCTGAAATGGATTACCGTCGCATGATCAGATCAAT TTACAACCCTGAGAACTGTGCtgatgacgatgatgatgataataTGGAGGCAGGCTTTGAGGAAATCATGagggaagaaaggaggag TGCCAAAATTGCGAGAAGAGAGGATGAGGAGCAACTTAGGTTAATCGAGGAGGAAGAGAAAAGGATGCGGAGAAAACGGCTGGCAAAGAATCGGTAA
- the LOC130748227 gene encoding uncharacterized protein LOC130748227 isoform X1, which yields MRDYDDDGMEYEDYYEDEYGEEEEEEEEEAEERRKPTKEEMEYLEFREKLKEQKRKEMKMESGGTSRSGSDDRMKSKLPNDNYGSFFGPSQPVIAQRVLQEKKSLSENQHLASRISNPLHTKKNQNKVSNGGSKSSSHNPPPKVSEVKGKSQKLKDTRDYSFLLSDDAELPAPSKAPPPRDMPIQNSEGRPAQVPLRSKQPSSNGGRLFHVSHEDRKQGSVAGHLPHKSGSTYRPSSTSKPSTTSADSRKQLGNNSGNGPGRPVGPKGLPPKIPVRNTGNKSSTPGIKNPVNGVHKSVPSKAHSSIPKQSVVPSKAHSSIPKQSVEQRRDTREPNKPKMIPKQPVASSKSQISKPLKQIPMHSASQNHRPKNKVPRQHLDDVEPEMDYRRMIRSMYHYNPENCADDDDDDNMEAGFEEIMREERRSAKIARREDEEQLRLIEEEEKRMRRKRLAKNR from the exons ATGCGGGACTACGATGATGATGGCATGGAATAT GAGGATTATTACGAGGATGAgtatggagaagaagaagaggaggaggaggaggaagcggAGGAGCGTCGTAAGCCCACAAAGGAAGAAATGGAGTACCTTGAGTTTAGGGAGAAGTTGAAggaacaaaaaagaaaagagatgaAGATGGAGAGTGGTGGCACTTCACGGTCCGGTTCCGATGATAGAATGAAGTCTAAGCTTCCTAATGATAA TTATGGGTCCTTTTTTGGCCCTTCTCAACCAGTTATTGCACAGAGAGTACTCCAGGAGAAGAAATCATTGTCAGAAAACCAGCATTTGGCATCTCGGATATCTAACCCGCTTCACACA AAGAAGAACCAGAATAAAGTATCTAATGGAGGATCAAAGTCTTCATCACATAATCCGCCACCCAAAGTCAGCGAG GTGAAAGGTAAATCCCAGAAACTCAAGGACACGAGAGATTACTCTTTTCTTTTGTCTGACGATGCGGAGCTTCCAGCTCCCTCTAAAGCTCCCCCACCTCGGGATATGCCTATACAAAATTCTG AGGGACGACCAGCTCAAGTTCCACTGAGGAGTAAACAACCTTCGAGCAATGGTGGCAGGCTGTTTCATGTCAGTCACGAGGACAGGAAACAGGGTTCGGTGGCTGGTCATTTGCCTCATAAATCAGGATCCACTTATAGGCCAAGTTCTACCAGTAAGCCTAGTACAACATCAGCTGATTCTAGAAAGCAGCTTGGTAATAACAGTGGGAATGGACCAGGCCGGCCAGTTGGGCCAAAAGGCTTGCCTCCAAAGATACCTGTCAGAAACACAGGGAACAAGTCTTCAACACCTGGTATTAAAAACCCTGTGAATGGTGTGCATAAATCAGTCCCTTCAAAGGCCCATTCATCTATTCCAAAGCAGAgtgtggtcccttcaaaggcccATTCATCCATTCCAAAGCAGAGTGTGGAACAAAGAAGAGACACACGAGAACCAAATAAGCCTAAAATGATACCAAAACAACCAGTGGCCTCATCAAAATCACAG ATAAGTAAGCCACTTAAACAAATTCCAATGCATTCTGCTTCGCAAAATCACCGCCCCAAGAATAAGGTTCCGAGACAACACCTTGATGATGTTGAGCCTGAAATGGATTACCGTCGCATGATCAGATCAATGTATCA TTACAACCCTGAGAACTGTGCtgatgacgatgatgatgataataTGGAGGCAGGCTTTGAGGAAATCATGagggaagaaaggaggag TGCCAAAATTGCGAGAAGAGAGGATGAGGAGCAACTTAGGTTAATCGAGGAGGAAGAGAAAAGGATGCGGAGAAAACGGCTGGCAAAGAATCGGTAA
- the LOC130748228 gene encoding uncharacterized protein LOC130748228 yields the protein MGGREDTSNSNLKEEIFHNFKNFMTGITKIDELVNAGSKLLSGFQQALEFMRKPPIDTKSKLVNKIIVANETKRVKSYVNSGCRNPNNDVQSVTNLHSCKNGLNDIISKAKVILGELEGLLGDVTSSIESLHGNLALAAPDCGVKLYAQASYNDLEENAALSHSQSTDVTITTKKSIDVASLAALMAVIYSMVKQDYLMQERIVSALDLKLLSEELESYCQMWPLRPFINDEIMHQAWKHVH from the exons ATGGGAGGAAGGGAAGACACGTCAAATTCTAACTTGAAGGAAGAAATCTTCCACAATTTCAAGAATTTCATGACAGG GATTACAAAGATTGATGAGTTGGTAAACGCTGGAAGCAAGCTGCTGTCTGGCTTTCAACAAGCACTTG AGTTTATGCGGAAGCCTCCTATAGATACAAAGTCTAAACTAGTCAACAAGATCATTGTTGCTAATGAAACTAAGAGAGTTAAATCCTATGTCAATTCGGGATGTAGGAACCCCAATAATGATGTCCAAAGTGTAACCAATT TGCACTCATGCAAAAATGGACTCAATGACATTATAAGCAAAG CAAAGGTAATACTTGGTGAACTCGAAGGTTTATTGGGTGATGTAACAAGTTCTATAGAAAGTTTACATGGAAATTTAGCCCTCGCAGCTCCAGATTGTGGTGTTAAATTGTATGCGCAGGCCAGCTATAATGATTTG GAGGAAAATGCTGCTTTGTCTCATTCTCAAAGTACAGATGTGACCATTACCACAAAGAAAAGTATTGATGTTGCAAGTTTAGCTGCCCTAATGGCTGTAATATACAGCATGGTCAAGCAAGACTATTTGATGCAG GAGAGGATCGTGTCTGCATTAGATCTCAAGTTGTTATCTGAAGAACTGGAAAGCTACTGCCAGATGTGGCCTTTGCGTCCCTTCATAAATGATGAAATCATGCATCAAGCTTGGAAACATGTTCACTGA
- the LOC130748729 gene encoding uncharacterized protein LOC130748729, with the protein MDYRNKMVLAPMVRVGTLPLRLLALQYGADYVYGEEIVDHKILKCERRINELIGSTDFVEKGTESVVFRTCDQEKDRVVFQMGTSDAVRALAAAQLVCNDVAAIDINMGCPKAFSLSGGMGAALLSKPELIHDILTTLKRNLSIPVTCKIRLLSERHDTVELAKRIEKTGVSALAVHGRRVLDRPRDPAKWAEIADVVSALSIPVIANGDVFEYDDFQRIKSATGASSVMVARGALWNASIFSPEGEVSYEVVKREYIRKCFLWDNDIRSTKHTLREMLTRYSNLGLPEWKAIVKSESSADLAELYGMGDYYRLVKSGSSEAFR; encoded by the exons ATGGATTACCGCAACAAAATGGTTCTTGCTCCAATGGTTCGCGTT GGCACTCTCCCATTGAGATTGCTAGCTCTTCAATATGGGGCTGATTACGTTTACGGCGAGGAAATCGTTGACCACAAGATTCTCAAGTGCGAACGCCGAATCAATG AGCTCATTGGATCCACTGATTTTGTGGAGAAGGGGACAGAAAGTGTCGTGTTTAGAACCTGCGATCAAGAAAAAGATAGAGTTGTATTTCAAATGGGTACATCTGATGCTGTGAGGGCTCTAGCTGCTGCTCAGTTAGT GTGTAATGATGTTGCTGCAATAGATATTAACATGGGTTGCCCCAAAGCATTTTCTTTGAGTGGTGGAATGGGCGCTGCACTGTTGTCCAAGCCAGAGCTTATTCATGAT ATCTTAACAACATTaaaaaggaatttgagcatacCGGTAACATGTAAAATTCGACTTCTAAGCGAACGACATGATACGGTGGAATTAGCCAAGCGAATTGAGAAAACTGGTGTTTCTGCTCTTGCAGTTCATGGAAG AAGAGTCCTAGATAGGCCTAGAGATCCTGCAAAGTGGGCCGAAATTGCTGATGTTGTGTCAGCATTATCTATTCCAGTTATAGCAAATGGGGATGTCTTTGAGTACGATGATTTTCAACGCATTAAATCCGCAACAG GTGCCTCATCAGTGATGGTTGCTAGAGGGGCACTCTGGAATGCTTCAATATTTTCACCTGAAGGCGAAGTTTCTTATGAAGTTGTGAAAAGAGAATATATTAGGAAG TGCTTCTTGTGGGATAACGATATTAGAAGCACCAAGCATACATTAAGGGAAATGTTAACCCGTTATTCTAATCTTGGACTCCCTGAATGGAAGGCTATAGTCAAATCCGAATCCAGTGCAGATCTAGC GGAACTCTACGGAATGGGAGACTATTACCGATTAGTAAAATCCGGTTCCTCCGAAGCATTCAGATAA